A genomic stretch from Glaciecola nitratireducens FR1064 includes:
- a CDS encoding MarR family winged helix-turn-helix transcriptional regulator has product MKKYEELLVSLRKVIRAIDLYSKKLNKDSGLTAPQLFVLQEISAHDGVMVKDIASNINLSSATVTNILDRLEVRELVIRERSTVDKRKVGLHLTELGTKALENAPKPLQEHFIDRFEKLEEWEQTQLVATMQRIAIMMDAENLDAAPMLEVGAIQVLDREK; this is encoded by the coding sequence ATGAAAAAGTATGAAGAATTACTGGTTTCCTTGCGAAAAGTGATTAGAGCCATCGATTTATATTCCAAGAAACTCAACAAAGATTCTGGCTTAACGGCGCCACAACTTTTCGTTTTGCAGGAAATATCAGCTCATGATGGAGTGATGGTAAAAGACATTGCGAGCAACATTAACCTTAGTTCGGCGACCGTCACGAATATACTAGACCGACTCGAAGTTCGAGAACTCGTCATAAGAGAGCGTTCAACGGTAGACAAACGAAAAGTGGGTCTTCACCTAACTGAACTCGGAACAAAAGCACTAGAAAATGCGCCAAAACCGCTGCAAGAACACTTTATTGACCGCTTCGAAAAATTGGAGGAGTGGGAGCAAACGCAGTTGGTTGCTACCATGCAGCGCATTGCGATCATGATGGATGCGGAGAATTTAGACGCCGCACCGATGCTTGAGGTTGGTGCTATCCAAGTGCTCGATAGAGAAAAGTAG
- a CDS encoding nucleotide sugar dehydrogenase has product MKLNRSATKIGVIGLGYVGLPLAVEFGKHFITVGFDTNQKRVQELNLGYDNTEELETDEIHLSDKLSITSDINKIKACNIYIVTVPTPVDINKQPDLTPLINVSEMIAPHIANGNIIIYESTVYPGVTEDICVPILEKISGLVFNKDFFAGYSPERINPGDKVKRLTNIIKVTSGSTPEVAELIDTLYQTIVIAGTHKAPSIKVAEASKVIENVQRDVNIALVNELHQVFNKLGINTKDVIDAAATKWNFMKLMPGMVGGHCISVDPYYLLHKSENAGFIPDLMRTAREINNGMPNYFANDFLRKLILRKINPLNCKILLLGFTFKENCPDIRNTKVYELYIVLINMGLDVQIYDPWVNKEEVFQTFNVEVLTELNPNQVFDVGFLAVAHDTIVSDLATQKLMLSKNFVYDFRGS; this is encoded by the coding sequence ATGAAATTAAATAGAAGTGCCACGAAAATAGGGGTTATCGGTCTTGGTTACGTTGGTTTACCTTTAGCGGTAGAGTTTGGTAAACACTTTATTACGGTTGGATTCGATACTAATCAAAAACGTGTCCAAGAGCTTAACTTGGGCTATGACAATACGGAGGAGCTTGAAACAGATGAAATACATTTGTCCGATAAACTATCCATAACCTCTGATATTAATAAGATTAAAGCATGTAATATTTATATAGTTACCGTGCCAACGCCCGTCGATATAAATAAACAACCAGACTTAACTCCGCTTATAAACGTTAGTGAAATGATAGCCCCGCATATCGCTAATGGAAATATTATTATATATGAATCAACAGTTTACCCCGGCGTTACGGAAGACATATGCGTACCAATATTGGAAAAAATCAGTGGTTTAGTATTCAACAAAGACTTTTTTGCAGGCTATTCACCTGAACGCATTAATCCTGGGGACAAAGTAAAACGACTCACCAACATAATAAAAGTTACCTCTGGCTCTACACCAGAAGTTGCCGAGCTAATAGATACCTTGTATCAAACTATTGTGATTGCAGGTACACACAAAGCTCCTTCAATCAAAGTCGCTGAAGCGTCAAAAGTAATAGAAAACGTGCAACGCGATGTCAATATCGCGCTAGTCAATGAGTTACATCAAGTGTTTAATAAACTAGGCATTAACACCAAGGATGTCATTGACGCAGCCGCAACCAAATGGAATTTTATGAAATTAATGCCGGGCATGGTTGGTGGCCATTGTATCAGTGTCGATCCTTATTACTTGTTACATAAATCTGAAAATGCCGGATTTATCCCCGATTTAATGAGAACCGCCAGAGAAATAAACAATGGAATGCCAAACTATTTTGCCAATGACTTTTTACGCAAACTGATTTTGCGTAAGATCAATCCACTCAATTGTAAAATTTTACTATTGGGCTTTACGTTTAAAGAAAACTGTCCTGATATAAGAAACACAAAAGTATACGAGCTTTACATTGTGTTAATCAATATGGGATTAGATGTTCAGATATATGATCCGTGGGTTAATAAAGAAGAGGTTTTCCAAACTTTTAATGTAGAAGTCTTAACTGAATTAAATCCAAACCAAGTGTTTGATGTTGGATTTTTAGCAGTGGCACATGACACTATTGTATCTGATTTAGCAACTCAAAAATTAATGTTATCCAAAAATTTTGTTTATGACTTTAGAGGCTCTTAA
- a CDS encoding diguanylate cyclase: MRAFYAVSAKPNYILTSLQHVEEQAIVNVASECLGFFVSYENDEQAEHLLNAIRQHDNPNVYLRAIVLLHNSELKPNYIRERFDCVFTEDEFTEVQLADLQSKFGKLNSWIAKIPNNDNTLSDASLRFRALRLMASRNARCTPNATIYDKRGFEYSLLRPLFSESDGSVEKVLAFLQSQQLVKDEFVKKAHFCPHCDSAFLNFKETCPDCSSDNLERDELIHHFKCGHTDVINKFIYNNRLKCPKCEDDLKHIGVDYDKPSTVSTCLECKRTFQDPEVKADCFACHRSSSSDDLTLRTMSAFSVSAIGANAARFGLDALFTSILQTDLKLYSSAEIKQFVIVEKARIERYKKSETSLAVIHFANLEALFDTLGRKTEQVFKEISAVFKSIFRESDLITAKNESLYAVIMTETSTQNAKLAIERLDDAIKGLFEGSLDFTLQVNTEITNIIEVDDLDVVIDEFISAEG; encoded by the coding sequence ATGAGAGCATTCTACGCTGTATCAGCGAAACCTAATTATATCCTCACTTCATTACAGCATGTTGAAGAACAAGCCATCGTGAATGTCGCATCTGAATGTCTAGGTTTCTTCGTTAGCTACGAAAACGATGAACAGGCTGAGCATCTCTTAAATGCTATACGCCAACATGATAACCCAAACGTCTATTTGCGTGCGATTGTGTTGCTGCATAATAGCGAGCTCAAGCCAAATTACATCCGCGAACGCTTCGATTGTGTATTTACTGAAGACGAATTTACAGAAGTGCAATTAGCTGATTTACAAAGTAAGTTTGGAAAGTTAAATAGCTGGATTGCTAAAATACCTAATAATGATAATACGCTAAGTGATGCAAGTTTACGTTTCCGGGCGCTGCGCTTGATGGCGAGTCGCAATGCGCGCTGCACGCCTAACGCGACGATCTATGATAAACGAGGCTTTGAATACAGCCTACTTAGGCCTTTGTTCAGCGAGTCAGATGGCAGTGTTGAAAAGGTTTTAGCGTTTTTACAGTCTCAGCAGTTAGTGAAAGATGAGTTTGTTAAAAAAGCACACTTTTGTCCCCACTGTGACAGTGCCTTTTTAAATTTTAAAGAAACTTGTCCAGACTGCAGTAGTGATAATTTGGAACGCGACGAACTCATCCATCACTTTAAGTGCGGTCATACGGACGTGATCAATAAGTTTATCTATAATAATCGTTTAAAGTGTCCCAAATGTGAAGATGATTTAAAACATATTGGTGTTGACTACGATAAGCCATCGACGGTTTCAACTTGTTTAGAGTGTAAGCGTACCTTTCAAGACCCTGAAGTTAAAGCTGACTGTTTTGCCTGCCATCGTTCCAGTAGCAGTGATGATTTGACTTTACGCACAATGAGTGCGTTTAGTGTCTCAGCAATAGGCGCCAATGCCGCGCGTTTTGGTCTAGATGCATTATTTACCTCAATACTCCAGACCGATCTAAAGCTTTATAGCAGTGCCGAAATTAAGCAGTTTGTTATAGTCGAAAAAGCGAGGATAGAACGTTATAAAAAGTCTGAAACAAGCTTAGCTGTCATTCATTTTGCCAACTTAGAGGCTCTATTTGATACTCTTGGACGCAAAACCGAACAAGTGTTTAAAGAAATTAGTGCGGTCTTTAAGTCGATTTTTCGTGAGTCGGATCTGATCACGGCGAAAAACGAAAGTTTGTATGCGGTGATAATGACTGAAACCTCCACTCAAAATGCTAAGTTGGCGATTGAGCGACTTGACGATGCTATCAAAGGCTTATTCGAGGGTAGTCTTGATTTCACACTGCAGGTAAATACTGAGATTACTAATATAATTGAGGTTGATGATTTAGATGTTGTTATCGATGAATTTATTTCTGCTGAGGGTTAA
- a CDS encoding TRAP transporter small permease subunit, which translates to MSVVGTVSSVSAAIDIINKKIGEWVSYFTFLMAAITFVVVILRYGFNLGWIAMQESIVYLHAAVFLLGSAYTLQHDGHVRVDVFYRRFSDKHKALVNLVGTLFFLLPVMLFITLVSWHYVLESWQTLEGSMESGGLPFLYVLKSFILLFSITMLLQGISEVIKQSMILAGVSK; encoded by the coding sequence ATGTCTGTAGTAGGCACTGTTTCATCCGTATCAGCAGCAATTGACATCATCAATAAAAAAATTGGCGAATGGGTAAGCTATTTTACGTTTTTAATGGCTGCTATCACTTTTGTAGTTGTGATCCTACGTTATGGCTTCAATCTCGGCTGGATAGCAATGCAGGAGTCCATCGTTTACCTGCACGCAGCGGTGTTTTTACTTGGCAGTGCGTATACTCTGCAGCACGACGGTCACGTAAGAGTCGATGTGTTTTATCGGCGCTTCAGTGACAAACACAAGGCGCTAGTTAATCTTGTGGGGACTCTGTTTTTCTTATTGCCTGTCATGCTATTCATTACTTTAGTCAGTTGGCACTATGTTTTGGAATCATGGCAAACACTTGAAGGCTCAATGGAATCTGGCGGGCTCCCATTTTTGTATGTGTTGAAATCATTTATTCTGTTATTTTCAATAACAATGCTTTTGCAGGGTATATCAGAAGTCATCAAACAAAGCATGATTTTGGCGGGAGTTTCTAAATAG
- the proB gene encoding glutamate 5-kinase — protein MSSVSWKRIVIKVGSALIAPNQNGCSSHYLLGIAQFIVRCKSMGIEVVLVSSGSVAAGAHLFNEQEEGYKPSIAVKKAMAAAGQMEMMTTWDRLFDFPTAQILVTHGDLRDRERYISIQETIFSLLENGILPILNENDTVTTDKLKVGDNDNLSAMVAAAADADTLIICSDVDGLYDSNPHTNADAKLLSSVPFITDEIFEMAGGATSSVGTGGMKTKIEAAEKAVAHGIDTYIVNGFTVQTFNTLLSGKNPGTHFAPDKKPMNEHLHWMTHTSTAQGEVVVNNDFNTELEGDSEQLTSNEIIAVNGDFAVGDTILVRKDDGTRIANATSNYSSCLLSFIAEQDDEEFASKFEDSTGPIISDSNIALLEDK, from the coding sequence ATGAGTTCGGTAAGTTGGAAGAGAATAGTAATAAAAGTGGGGAGCGCGTTAATTGCTCCAAACCAAAACGGTTGTAGTAGCCATTATTTATTAGGTATTGCTCAATTCATCGTACGTTGCAAGTCAATGGGCATTGAGGTGGTATTAGTCTCATCTGGCTCTGTTGCGGCAGGCGCGCATTTGTTTAATGAACAAGAAGAAGGTTACAAGCCTTCGATCGCGGTCAAGAAAGCAATGGCGGCAGCTGGCCAAATGGAAATGATGACGACTTGGGATCGCTTATTTGATTTTCCAACGGCTCAAATTTTGGTGACTCACGGTGATTTAAGAGATCGAGAGCGCTATATCAGCATTCAAGAAACGATATTTAGTTTGCTCGAAAACGGCATCTTGCCAATTTTGAATGAGAACGACACGGTAACCACCGATAAGCTAAAAGTAGGCGACAACGATAACTTGTCAGCGATGGTTGCAGCCGCAGCAGACGCAGATACCTTAATTATCTGTTCTGACGTAGACGGACTTTATGACAGCAATCCACATACTAATGCAGACGCGAAATTGTTGTCGTCGGTACCATTCATAACGGATGAAATTTTTGAAATGGCAGGTGGCGCAACTAGCTCAGTTGGCACCGGCGGCATGAAAACAAAAATAGAAGCAGCTGAAAAAGCAGTTGCCCACGGCATCGATACTTACATTGTTAATGGTTTTACTGTGCAGACGTTCAACACGCTACTGTCGGGTAAAAATCCAGGTACGCATTTTGCGCCGGATAAAAAACCAATGAACGAGCATTTACACTGGATGACACACACTTCAACCGCTCAAGGTGAAGTGGTAGTTAATAATGATTTTAACACTGAGCTTGAAGGCGACAGTGAACAACTTACTAGCAACGAAATCATTGCGGTAAACGGCGACTTTGCCGTCGGCGACACCATTTTGGTGAGAAAAGACGACGGTACTAGAATTGCAAACGCCACGTCAAACTACAGCAGTTGTTTGCTTAGTTTTATTGCCGAGCAAGATGATGAAGAGTTTGCTTCTAAGTTTGAAGACAGCACTGGCCCGATAATATCAGATAGTAATATAGCCCTACTGGAGGACAAATGA
- a CDS encoding glycosyltransferase family 2 protein, with protein MEGLLEFALGLTGTQLIAYFWPFFILDMLRYVVLESILIFAFLFRKRRDKPKRRLARHQLFFEKPLVSILVPGKNEGKHLLKLVQSLAQQTYKNIELIVVDDGSDDETPIICRRLQREGKIDVFIRNEVRGGKASAANTAFQHSKGRYIVHIDADSHLESDAIEKILLPFYLNENVGAVGGDVRVANSDDSFASRLQTIEYYKTISAGRTASSELNILRIISGAHGVFRRDVLERIEGWDVGPGLDGDLTLKVRKLGYDVVHQVDAVCYTNVPTTFRKLSKQRYRWDKSLIRFRLRKHLDVLKPDANFRGSNFFSVLENIIFNVFFDFKWFVYFIIMLITQPENLGYIFIINYCLYFLANCFQFVIVRMLVNDTFKQPDKFLPLFLPLMPFYTGVYLRIVRTYSYIMEFFHKTSYDDSWNPWKVSRIAKKDDL; from the coding sequence ATGGAAGGGTTGCTCGAATTTGCCTTAGGACTCACGGGCACTCAGCTAATTGCCTATTTTTGGCCGTTTTTTATACTTGATATGCTGCGCTACGTGGTGTTAGAAAGTATTCTTATTTTTGCATTTCTTTTTCGCAAGCGCAGAGATAAACCGAAAAGACGCTTGGCACGTCATCAGCTATTCTTTGAAAAGCCATTGGTCTCTATTCTGGTTCCAGGTAAAAACGAGGGTAAACATCTACTTAAGTTAGTTCAATCGCTTGCACAACAAACCTATAAAAATATTGAGCTGATTGTGGTCGATGATGGCTCAGATGACGAAACGCCTATTATTTGTCGACGGTTGCAGCGTGAAGGTAAAATCGATGTCTTTATCCGCAACGAAGTCAGAGGTGGAAAGGCCTCTGCAGCTAATACAGCATTTCAGCACTCGAAGGGCCGCTATATCGTACATATTGATGCCGATTCACATTTAGAAAGTGATGCGATTGAGAAAATACTCCTGCCTTTTTATTTAAATGAAAATGTTGGCGCAGTGGGTGGCGACGTGCGAGTGGCCAATTCAGATGATAGTTTTGCCAGTCGTTTACAAACTATCGAATATTATAAAACCATCAGTGCAGGGCGCACCGCGTCATCTGAACTCAATATTTTACGTATTATATCGGGTGCTCATGGTGTATTTCGACGTGATGTATTGGAACGCATCGAAGGTTGGGATGTTGGCCCTGGGCTTGATGGTGATCTCACTTTAAAAGTTCGAAAGCTCGGCTATGACGTAGTGCATCAAGTTGATGCAGTTTGTTATACAAACGTACCAACCACATTCAGAAAGCTGTCTAAACAGCGCTATCGTTGGGATAAATCATTAATTCGATTTCGTTTGCGCAAACATTTAGACGTACTGAAGCCGGATGCTAATTTCCGTGGTTCTAACTTCTTTTCCGTATTAGAAAATATAATTTTCAACGTGTTTTTTGATTTTAAATGGTTTGTCTATTTTATTATTATGCTAATCACACAACCAGAGAATCTGGGGTATATTTTTATCATTAATTATTGCCTGTATTTTCTCGCGAACTGCTTTCAGTTTGTCATAGTGCGGATGCTAGTAAACGATACTTTCAAGCAACCTGATAAATTTTTGCCTCTGTTCCTGCCGCTCATGCCTTTTTATACGGGAGTGTATTTGCGTATAGTTCGCACATATTCATATATCATGGAGTTCTTTCATAAAACCTCCTACGATGATAGTTGGAACCCTTGGAAAGTTTCGCGAATAGCAAAAAAAGATGACCTTTAG
- a CDS encoding HlyD family efflux transporter periplasmic adaptor subunit, translating into MKLHQKKSYLVSQDEGHPERRKWPRFTQLLYFLFILFIFLYVIYFFFARSFYLKTDGIIEVSKQRIAATHGGKIEQFTVAQGDRFKAGDKLAVIGAARFCSPPAADTRSAQLAFTIKDEEIELSGLLKEFALLKRIQAQPARIDAGIRRALELNAPLLQNPQAENIKMLEKQNEIDIQRLRIANLNERLKLQRNVAVTVNNDPSCSAEIISAPFDGYVFSTTFSQNEVSNRGETIMTIVADNAEVNIEIYLENDLFASAQPQQTFDITLPNGESSKAVVSEIFSSAITQPERAWNNYKPVIPQLKANLVPVDKSDVELWKQYDRYSVDVKGIK; encoded by the coding sequence ATGAAGTTGCATCAAAAAAAGAGTTATTTAGTCTCCCAGGACGAGGGGCATCCCGAACGCAGGAAGTGGCCTCGATTCACACAACTGCTGTATTTTTTATTTATTTTATTTATCTTTTTGTACGTAATTTATTTCTTTTTTGCTCGTAGTTTTTATCTTAAAACAGACGGCATTATTGAAGTTTCAAAGCAGAGAATAGCCGCAACTCACGGTGGTAAAATTGAACAATTTACTGTAGCCCAAGGAGACCGTTTTAAAGCAGGAGATAAATTAGCGGTTATTGGAGCCGCGCGCTTTTGTAGTCCGCCGGCCGCCGATACGCGTTCAGCGCAGCTAGCATTTACTATAAAAGATGAAGAGATTGAGTTAAGTGGCTTACTTAAAGAATTCGCGTTGCTTAAACGTATTCAAGCGCAGCCCGCTCGAATCGATGCAGGCATTCGTCGTGCACTAGAGTTAAATGCACCGCTGCTGCAAAACCCGCAGGCTGAAAATATTAAGATGCTAGAAAAACAGAATGAAATTGATATTCAGCGCTTACGCATTGCGAATTTGAATGAACGCCTTAAACTACAGCGCAACGTTGCTGTGACTGTAAATAATGATCCGAGTTGCTCAGCAGAAATAATTTCAGCGCCGTTTGATGGGTACGTATTTTCAACCACTTTTAGCCAAAATGAGGTGAGCAATCGTGGCGAGACTATTATGACGATCGTGGCTGATAATGCTGAAGTGAACATAGAGATTTACTTAGAGAATGATTTGTTTGCTTCTGCACAACCGCAGCAAACCTTTGACATTACACTTCCTAATGGTGAGTCGTCGAAAGCCGTTGTTAGCGAGATATTCTCCTCTGCGATTACGCAGCCAGAGCGTGCTTGGAATAACTATAAGCCAGTAATACCGCAGCTGAAGGCTAACCTTGTGCCAGTAGATAAAAGCGATGTAGAACTATGGAAGCAGTACGATCGATACAGTGTCGACGTTAAGGGGATAAAATGA
- a CDS encoding TRAP transporter large permease, whose translation MEILSLVLFLVVCLFLLVGYPVALTLAGTSLVFAGIGIFFGAFDASYLLATPSRLFGIVNNQTLIAVPLFVFMGVVLERSKIAEDLLVAMSGLLGRFKTGLGVSVVLVGMLLAASTGIVGATVVTMGLLSLPTMLKHGYSPSLATGTICATGTLGQIIPPSIALVLLGDVLSSAYQKAQLDMGIFSPDSVSVGDLFVGALVPGLILVVFYLLYLWAVSKFSPSQVPAHGQESEHANLKELLLALLPPLILITAVLGSILTGKATPTEAAGVGAIGSVILALLKKTISVGNTKYVVRETTKVTSMVFLILIGASIFSLVFRGFGGEELLQAFFTDLPGGAFTAMLLVMIVIFLLGFILDFIEITFVVVPIVAPILLMMGLDPIWLGIMIAVNLQTSFLTPPFGFALFYLRGVASDLVKTEQIYKGVIPFIIIQLVLLVVMAIWPEIITWLPSVVYDGN comes from the coding sequence GTGGAAATTTTGTCTCTCGTCCTGTTTCTTGTAGTTTGTCTATTTTTATTGGTTGGGTATCCAGTTGCCTTGACGCTTGCCGGCACTTCCCTTGTCTTTGCCGGCATAGGTATCTTTTTTGGCGCGTTCGACGCTAGCTATTTGTTAGCCACACCTAGTCGCCTGTTTGGTATCGTGAATAACCAAACGCTTATTGCAGTGCCACTGTTTGTTTTTATGGGGGTTGTGTTAGAGCGTTCTAAAATTGCCGAAGACTTGCTCGTAGCAATGTCGGGTCTTTTAGGCCGTTTTAAAACCGGCTTAGGTGTATCAGTGGTGTTGGTAGGTATGTTACTAGCTGCCAGTACAGGTATCGTTGGTGCTACTGTAGTTACAATGGGTTTATTGTCTTTGCCTACTATGCTTAAGCACGGTTATTCGCCATCTCTAGCAACGGGGACGATTTGTGCAACTGGCACCTTGGGTCAAATTATACCGCCTTCTATTGCTCTCGTTTTGCTTGGCGACGTGCTGTCGAGTGCTTATCAAAAAGCACAGCTCGATATGGGGATATTTTCTCCCGATAGCGTTTCTGTTGGCGACTTATTTGTGGGCGCACTCGTACCGGGGCTAATTCTCGTTGTATTCTATTTATTGTATTTATGGGCGGTCAGTAAGTTTAGTCCCTCACAGGTACCTGCACACGGTCAAGAAAGTGAACACGCTAATTTGAAGGAACTGCTTCTTGCTTTACTGCCACCATTAATACTGATCACCGCTGTTCTGGGGTCTATATTGACGGGTAAAGCCACACCTACCGAAGCCGCTGGAGTTGGCGCTATAGGCTCGGTTATCCTTGCGCTATTGAAGAAGACAATTAGTGTTGGAAACACCAAGTATGTGGTGCGTGAAACGACAAAAGTGACTTCAATGGTATTTTTGATACTCATCGGAGCGTCCATTTTTTCGCTAGTTTTCCGAGGGTTTGGAGGCGAAGAGCTGCTGCAAGCCTTTTTTACTGATTTACCGGGCGGCGCATTTACGGCCATGCTGTTGGTTATGATTGTTATATTTCTACTTGGGTTTATTCTAGATTTTATCGAAATCACCTTCGTAGTTGTTCCGATTGTCGCACCAATCCTACTTATGATGGGGCTAGACCCTATATGGTTGGGTATTATGATTGCGGTTAATCTGCAAACTAGCTTTTTAACGCCGCCCTTTGGCTTCGCTTTATTTTATCTTCGTGGCGTGGCGTCAGATTTAGTAAAAACGGAGCAAATCTACAAAGGAGTGATTCCGTTCATTATTATTCAGCTGGTTTTATTGGTTGTCATGGCTATTTGGCCAGAGATTATTACCTGGTTACCTTCAGTCGTTTATGACGGTAACTAG
- a CDS encoding glutamate-5-semialdehyde dehydrogenase: protein MSLIKDLSRKAAEAAQILSVLDEAEKNAVLMDMAKTLRDNANGIIENNAKDLVNAKNNDLAASMIDRLTLNQERIEAMAEGLETVAILPDPVGVERDLGTRPNGLQIRKMRVPLGVVCMIYEARPNVTADAAGLCFKSGNAAILRGGKEALESSLFIANLLQDVLEKHNLPRELISVVPNADRALMQELMEQKDYIDVIIPRGGEGLINYVTENSKVPVIQHFKGVCHLYIDKEADIETAINLLVNGKTQRTGVCNALEGLLVHEDIAEEFLSVAGPILEEHSVKVNSCENSSKYFNNSTVIKTDGFGEEYLDLEIAVRIVPTIEGAMQHIARFGSHHTEVICTKNELTAKRFQRTVDSSVVMVNASSRFSDGSQLGLGAEIGIATTKLHAYGPMGLESLTTEKYLVNGVGQVRA from the coding sequence ATGAGTTTAATTAAAGACCTATCAAGAAAAGCAGCCGAAGCAGCACAAATCCTATCGGTTTTGGATGAAGCAGAAAAAAACGCTGTTTTAATGGATATGGCTAAGACCTTGCGTGACAATGCAAACGGTATCATTGAGAACAACGCTAAGGATCTAGTTAATGCTAAGAATAACGACCTAGCAGCGTCCATGATCGACAGACTGACCCTAAACCAAGAGCGCATTGAAGCGATGGCTGAAGGACTGGAAACAGTTGCTATACTGCCAGACCCTGTTGGCGTTGAAAGAGATTTAGGCACTCGCCCTAATGGTCTACAAATCAGAAAAATGAGAGTTCCGCTGGGTGTGGTTTGCATGATTTATGAAGCGCGTCCAAACGTAACTGCAGATGCTGCAGGCTTATGTTTCAAATCAGGTAACGCAGCCATTTTACGTGGTGGTAAAGAAGCATTGGAATCAAGCTTATTCATCGCAAACTTGCTTCAAGACGTGCTAGAAAAGCATAACTTACCAAGAGAGCTTATTTCGGTAGTACCAAACGCCGACAGAGCCCTGATGCAAGAGTTGATGGAACAAAAAGACTACATTGACGTGATCATACCGCGCGGTGGTGAAGGTCTTATCAACTACGTAACTGAAAATAGTAAAGTACCTGTTATTCAGCACTTTAAAGGTGTATGTCACCTGTATATTGACAAAGAAGCGGACATCGAAACCGCCATCAACCTGTTGGTGAACGGCAAAACGCAGAGAACGGGTGTATGTAATGCGCTTGAAGGCTTGCTGGTACATGAAGACATTGCTGAAGAATTTTTGAGTGTTGCGGGTCCTATTTTGGAAGAGCATTCTGTTAAAGTGAACAGCTGTGAAAATTCAAGCAAGTACTTTAATAACTCAACTGTGATTAAAACTGATGGTTTTGGTGAAGAGTACCTAGATTTAGAGATTGCTGTGCGCATTGTACCTACTATTGAAGGAGCTATGCAGCATATTGCCCGTTTCGGTAGTCATCACACTGAGGTTATTTGTACTAAGAACGAACTGACCGCTAAGCGTTTCCAGCGCACTGTGGATTCATCTGTTGTTATGGTTAATGCGTCATCACGCTTCTCTGATGGTAGTCAGCTAGGCTTGGGTGCTGAGATCGGTATCGCAACCACTAAGCTGCACGCCTACGGGCCTATGGGCTTGGAGTCATTAACTACTGAGAAGTATTTAGTGAATGGTGTGGGGCAAGTTAGGGCTTAG